The proteins below come from a single Cervus elaphus chromosome 4, mCerEla1.1, whole genome shotgun sequence genomic window:
- the CIBAR2 gene encoding CBY1-interacting BAR domain-containing protein 2: MNIILSRDSQVRVMEDMVTNAEKSFGQFCSLLAAYTRKTARLRDKADQLVKQLINFANTENPEMRATLRNFAEDLAKVQDYRQAEVERLETKVVNPLKFYGVQIKQTRAEIKKFKSVRNNEIKQLEKLEKLRQKSPSDRQTISQAETSVQRASVDASRTSHQLEETVDTFQKQKLKDIQKIFSDFVTIEMVFHAKAVEVYSSAFQTLESYDLEKDLEDFRAKMHGVYGRHDARPPLTDTTLSPALPWSLARSAQSTIQSQRKEAVNEDDSAEEDPVEDLRGRAQGPHQ, from the exons ATGAACATCATTCTCTCCAG ggaCAGTCAGGTGCGGGTGATGGAGGACATGGTGACCAATGCTGAGAAGTCCTTCGGCCAGTTCTGCTCACTGCTGGCCGCCTACACCCGCAAGACAGCCCGGCTGCGTGACAAGGCCGACCAGCTGGTCAAACAGCTCATCAACTTCGCCAATACGGAGAACCCAGAGATGCGGGCCACTCTGAGGAACTTCGCTGAGGACTTGGCCAAAGTGCAAGATTACAGGCAAGCTGAG GTAgagaggctggagaccaaggtcgTCAACCCCCTGAAGTTCTATGGGGTGCAAATAAAGCAGACCCGG GCTGAGATCAAGAAATTCAAAAGTGTCCGGAACAATGAGAtcaaacaactggaaaaactggagaaactgaggcagaaatcCCCCTCGGATAGACAGACCATC TCTCAG GCAGAGACCAGTGTGCAGAGGGCCTCAGTGGATGCCAGCCGCACCTCCCACCAGCTGGAGGAGACAGTGGACACCTTCCAGAAGCAGAAGCTGAAGGACATTCAG AAAATTTTTTCGGACTTTGTGACCATTGAGATGGTCTTCCATGCCAAAGCAGTGGAGGTGTATTCCAGTGCCTTCCAGACTCTGGAGAGCTATGACCTGGAGAAAGATCTGGAG GATTTTAGAGCCAAGATGCACGGAGTTTATGGGCGTCACGATGCTCGGCCACCACTCACGGACACCACCCTGTCCCCAGCTCTCCCATGGTCTCTTGCCCGG AGTGCTCAGAGCACCATACAGAGCCAGAGAAAGGAAGCAGTGAATGAGGATGACTCTGCCGAGGAGGACCCCGTGGAGGACCTCAGGGGACGGGCACAGGGGCCCCATCAGTAG